TAAGGAATGTCACCATCCTAGGTGCCCATCTTAAAGTAATAACATTGTAAAGCATTCTGTTGTGGGATTCTCTTGGAAGCCATCCTACATCAGGTTTACCTGAGTGTAGTCTTGTTTGGTGCAAGTTCATTATCAAAGCTAGTGAAACGACGATGATCAGATTAGTGTTAAGAAATTAACAAACAAACTGAAGGTATTGAACTTGTTAACAAACAAATGATCAGTAGCTTCAACTCTAGTGATTCGAATTCATTCTTCATGTGTAATTGTGTAGTCCATGAAATTAAGCTGGATATGTGAATATGAGTTATAAGAATTATAAGAACTTCATGTGTTGACTGAGAGCTAGACTGCAAGAGAAACAAGACGAGTACGTGAAGCGTGGCTACCCCTGTTTGGGATGAACGGCAGGTCATGTTAAAACGACAAGGCGTAGATTAAAGGAAGATTCGTTCAAACAATACGTTTCTCATCTTATAAACTTTGGTACCTCatttccaaaaataaaaaactttgGTACCTCATGTTTTACCAACACatcggtgtttttttttttggaaaatgaATCACTTCATTTAGGGACACAACCCAATATAGAAAGGTCCAACAACAACTCGAAGCCCTCAATataaagaaataggaaaataATCAAGCAATTAGTCTCCACAAAAGCCTAGTATTAGCTGACCACCCTACAAATACAAACTAAAAACTAAGAACATGAGCCCAATAGACCCAGCCAACACAGAAAAACACTAGCAAAAGTCCACATCAGCCGATGTTAACCCCGGAAAGTTGTCGATCATGCAACAGAAGTAGCACCGCACGGGAATGCATTGATGTCCTTGTGACAATCGAATCTCAAAACACCCATGATATGAGACCCAATCTGCAAAATCTATCCACCATAGACACACAAAGAAACTGAAGATCCTTACTGCCGAGATGGAACCAAGAACCAAAAATAGACCAAGAAAACCGACAACACAGATGAAAGAAAAGGGGGTGAAACACCCAATCGCAAAGAGCACCCATAATTCCTAAGGTAAGTGACATGCACTTTATACTCGCAGCCATAGGAAACCTCCGAAACAATATGAGTAGGGGAGCTTATTCAGTGCTCCACCGAAGTATGGACACCATCGCAAAGTTAATTGTCTACTTGACATGTGGCGTCTATGTTTAACATTAAATAAATGCTTTATTTCCTTTTCCATTCTTACCATCTTGGCCTCTTCATCTCTCCTCTTATTTTAAGTAATTGAACACATATGAAAAGTCTATCGAGAAAATTTCAATAGGTCATAAGTTCCAAACATGATCTGAAATGTTGCGGCTTGGAATTTAAAATTCCAAAGAAATTGAAGGTTCCTTCTGGAGGCCAAATCCATAAGTTTACTAAATCGAAACCTGTTTGTGGCATATGCAAAAAGTGGAATCAGCTTGAAAGGGGAACATGGGTTCGGTGATGGTTGCAGGGTATGGGTTCATGCAGAACGCCGATGACCCATTTACATTTTGTCACAAGGCATGGCCTTTAAAATGCAATCATATTGATGTAGTTATGCACTATCTACATTGAAACCCAGGCTAAAAAAGAAGTTTGCACAAACTGAAAAGAATGTTTGAAATCAACAGAATTTTTTGACCTTGCCTTCAACCCTTTTCATTTACCGGAAAATTGAAATCTAGTGGGACATCGATTTAACACAACGTTGTTTCAATCATTATCAATAGAAGACATAAATGGAGATCGTAAggtaaaagagaaaaattaaataaatgatttaattattcttttatttaatAGTTTATAGAACAAAGTGGAAAACCACGTGTCAAGTGTACAAAAGTCGATGTCCAATCACCTAAAAAACTGAAGGTGCATTCAATCCGTTCCCTATGAGTAGGGGTAAAAGAGATAGATTGGATAATAGTAATCATAGATCTAAAAGAGATTGATTGACGAAATTGTAAAATTGAAAGGCCGATTGAGGAACGAGGTCCTCCCGATATGGACATAGCCAATTACTAACCACAGGGGATAAAGAGATCACCGAATGATCACCACATCGGGTAAAAGAGATCACATAAGGATTTCAAAAGCTAGAATAAAAGGATGAAAAAATATTGCAAAGCAGGCTAAAGAGGAACCCCTCCCACAACTCAATCCCAAGGTCAAGATTCGGAAGGATCCTAATCTGGGTAAGAGAGAAAGGGGAAGAGGGATGAAGATTGATCTAGTTTCTCTATCTAGAttttagagagagaggctCTGATGGGGTCAATGCTAAAACTAGGAGAGAACCAATTATGTCATGAATTCTTTTAGGATTAGTTGTTCTGCCCAACTTCATATCGGTGCTGATGTTTGGATTCCAACAGACTTTCGATACTTTTGGTCAACAGCTCCATTACGGAGACTATTAGTTGACAATTTGACAAGGATAATTTCGTCCATCAAGTCTACAGCGccaatttttctaattttttccGCCATATTTTTTTGCCTGGAAATTACGCCAATTCCATCACCAATGGTCctaatccccccccccccccctcccttTCACATCTACTGCTAAATTCATCGTAGTTAATTTCCCCCCTATAAAAAAAGCCTGCCAAATCCATCATACTAGATGCTTAATTTTTCAATTTGGTATCTTAAATTTGAGGCATGACACAAAATTAGTTCTTGCATAACATCCCCTGTTCAACAAATGTTCCTATATAACATCCCCTGTTCCCAATTTACACAATGATACAcacaaaaaatcaaacaaagcTCACATTTCCATTAATGTCAAAATACAGTTGTtcaatattcaaaatatccaTTGTCATATAGGGAACTGGACATGGGAGCACACCAAATTGCAAAACACTGTCTAGAAATCTCTAAATTAAACATGGCATCTCATTAAATCACACATTGTCTTAACTACAAATATATTAAAGAGTTCTAATAAACTATTTACTCGGCACCACTAATAGATTGTCAATGTGTTTCATGATCATTTTGAGGTGGTTGATGCACATTCTGAAGTGGTTGTTACATATTTGGAACTTCTTGCTGTTGCTGCTGCACCATTCAAacatacacaaaataattcaaaaatCCACAAACCATTCACTGAACCACAAACTTCATTAATATACGAAGTTTCAAATTAGATCTACACTTTCTTTATCTAGAATTAGAGAATCATATCACACTACCGTACACGGGAAAGAGACAGAGAGGAAGTGTAGATTTGAAGATAGAGAGAGTGAATGAAATAGATTAAAGAGAGAGTGAAATGGTTGAATACGATTGAAACATTGGGAAAATTCgagtatacatcaatgtatgctaTACATTTCACATTCGACAGttgatattgttttgtgaatgagatcaaaaaataatatttgttgTCAACCGTCAAATGTataatgtataacatacattgatgtatatacTAGATTAACCCGAAAAATTGAGAGAACCAAGTCTAGTTTAGTTTAGTAATAATGGAATTTCCTAAAGTACCCCTACGGGTTTGAATTATGAATGTCAGAGCTGTTGACCAAAAGTACTGAAAGTCTCTTGGAGTCCAAACATGAGACATGGATGTGAAGTTTGTAAAAGGTTCCAAAGTTTATAAGATGAAAAACGTCATGGCTCGCAAAGTGGCCCACCACAAGAAGTTTCGTTTCCCCCCACCACAAGAGCAGATGAGGACAACCACACACCACCTTCGTTGTTGTCTGAAGTTGAAGAGAATCCAGTCAATCCACGATTCGCTTCACGCGTGACGCAACAGTTCGAATTGCTAATAGCCTTTTGTACTGtaattaattagttatttAGAAATTAATTATGGTCTTCGTTTGGAACTTGTGCTCCAAACAAGGAGATAGGCTGGAAGAAAATGTGGGAGATTATAGAAGAGACTATAACTGATATTATCGTCATTTTTTGGATTAGAAAGAGAAGATTCACCATTATACTGATAGTGATTACTACGCAGCCTGGATCATACCATGCAATGGGGAACTACTATCCTTCTTTATCTAGtagtgtttttgttttatagTGAAATTGAGGACATAATCCTACTCGATCATTGTCAACTTGCCAAAAGACACTGTGTTTTTGTACcagaaatataaaaacaacttgaaattttttatCTGAGAATAATATTCTCCTTTTGTTCGCTGAAAAAATAACTTGGACTATCTAATGTAAAATTAATACACGTAGTTCATAACCCCCTGCAACCGCTAACAACTTTTAAATCACATCTTCATACTTATTTGTTTACCTAtacattttattttctcaatcttATTTTAGAGGTTGTTTTGAAGGGTTCAATACTAACTCGTTACTCAATCACATATATTAGTGCATACAAGGCGATGAAAGATATATGATTTGATAACTCAACTATTGTGAGCAAATGTAACAAATAACTTTAACAGTATATCACGTCCgacattgtttgaaatttatcaTCTATCGTTTTTTTAGTTGATATCGTGTATGCAAAATTCAAATATATCAGCAATTTAGCATCTTCACCTTCAAATCAAATGTCATAATGAGATTAAACACATCAATAACAAGTAATTACTAATTAGGAAAATTCATTCTATGACCTAATTTTGTTCGAATAATTCGAGCTAAGTGGAACTCCTCATCTCTATAGTATTAAAAAGAGTTCTCAACTCTAATCAACAGCCTCGTTCTCCTAGTCAGCAGATCCGACGGCAGATGAGTGCGATCACTAGGTGGCGCTCAACTGCTCACCTCTAATCAAACTTTTTCACTATGAAATAAACACATTCAATAACACTCACTGCCCTACGGAATCTCCGATGCTCGTCCGGCATTGAACTCAGTCTCTCTTTCTCTGGAACAGCAACAATGTCCGTTAACGGAAACCTCAACGGCGATGAAGTGGAATCAATCACGTCGCCGTTAATTTCCCGCCACCACGGCCGGTTCGCGATCAACGACAACACGTCTCAGGTGGCTCTCGTCGGCGCCAACGTCTCGCCGATCGAGAGCCTCGACTACGAGATTTTGGAGAACGAGTTCTTCAACCAGGACTGGCGGAGCCACGACGTCGTCCGCGTCTTCCAGTACATCTTCATGAAGTGGTTCACCTGCTTCCTCGTCGGAATCGTCGTCGGAATGATCGGCTTCTGCAACAACCTCGCCGTCGAGAACATCGCCGGCGTCAAGTTCGTCATCACCTCCAACATGATGCTCGAGCAGAGGTAGAGCCTCACCTAATTTCGCTTCGGAATTTTGATTACGAAATTTTGGATGATAATTTGGGGAATTTTTGTTAGGTTTTGGCTGGCGTTCGTTGTGTTCTTCTCTTATAATTTGGCGCTTACTTTGTTTGCGTCGGCTATCACTGCTATAGTGGCGCCGGCGGCCTCCGGCTCAGGCATACCGGAGGTGAAGGCTTATCTCAACGGAGTTGATCCGCCGGGGATCTTCTCAATTCGGACCTTGATTGTGAAGGTAACATTGCATACTGTGTTGAATTTGCTTAATGTAGCTCAGCAAATATATcagtttttattaattttgaacttttgatcaTATATGAGTAGAGATTGTCTATGAATTTGATAAGTTGATGAGTACTTTCTGTGCATGAATTTACAAAGTTTTGTAGTGATGGTTTTGCTGGATGTGCAGATAATTGGGAGTATTTCGGCTGTGTCGTCGTCTCTTTTGATTGGGAAGGCAGGGCCAATGGTGCATACTGGTGCGTGTGTTGCTTCGTTGTTGGGTCAGGGTGGATCAAAGAAGTATGGTTTGACATGGAAGTGGCTGCGGTACTTCAAGAATGATCGAGACCGTAGGGATCTTGTTACTTGTGGAGCAGCTGCTGGGATTGCTGCCTCATTCCGATCGCCTGTTGGTGGTCTGTTGTTTGCTCTTGAAGAGATGGCGTCTTGGTACATGTTCTTGCTGTTTGTTCATGTCTGGTCGATATTAATGTGTCTAGAACTCAGCTTTGCATATTGGGCCTAATATGTAGTGCATTTGATTAGACAAGTAAAATTGGAGCTAGTAGCTTTATGTGAAAATACTTCAAATAATTGAATATAAACTAATGTTTTGTTCTGTAGGTGGCGAGGAGCCCTTTTGTGGAGAGCTTTTTTCACAACAGCTGTAATTGCAATTGTGCTTCGAGCTTGGATTGATTTTTGCTTAAGTGGAAAATGTGGGCTATTTGGTACAGGAGGCCTGATCATGTTTGACGTCTATTCATCAGATATATCTTATCACCTGAAAGATGTGCCTCCTGTGCTAGCCCTTGCATTTGTCGGTGGTATATTGGGGAGCTTTTACAATTATCTATTGACAAAAATTCTCCGAATTTACAATTTTATCCATGAGTAAGCATTTTGCTAATGTCTTGCATATTTCAGtgatttcataatcttatagAACAAAACAGCTTGCTCTGCACtccttgtgattttttttttcttcaggaAAGGCATCATTTACAGAGTTCTTCTTGCTTGCTCAGTTTCCATTTTCACATCTTGTCTTCTCTTTGGATTGCCATGGCTTGCATCTTGCCGGCCTTGCCCACCTgatgcatcagaagcctgtcCTACAATTGGAAGGTCCGGTAACTACAAGAAGTTCCAATGTCCTCCTGGTCACTATAATGACCTTGCCAGCCTCATATTTAACACAAATGATGATGCTATCAGAAATCTTTTTAGTAAGGACACTGATTCTGAGTTTCAATATTCCTCAGTTCTGGTATTTTTAATCACATGCTTTTTCTTGAGTATCATGAGCTATGGGGTTGTTGTTCCTGCTGGTTTGTTTGTACCTGTTATTGTAACCGGTGCATCGTATGGGCGCTTTGTTGGAATGTTGGTGGGTTCGTACACAAATCTCAATCATGGCCTTTATGCTGTGCTGGGGGCTGCTGCATTACTTGGTGGTACCATGAGGATGACTGTGTCGTTGTGTGTGATTATTCTGGAGCTGACCAATAATCTGTTATTGCTACCATTGATAATGCTGGTTCTTCTTGTTTCCAAGACCACAGCAGATGTTTTCAATAGCAACATATATGATCTTATTATGAAAGCCAAGGGTCTTCCATATTTAAAGGGTCATGCTGAACCATATATGAGGCAGCTGACAGTAAGTGACGTAGTGACGGGGCCACTTCAACTTTTTAATGGCATCGAGAAAGTTAGTAATATAGTACATGTTCTCAGAACTACAGGGCATAATGGTTTCCCTGTAATTGATGAGTCTCCACCTCCTGAACCTCCGGTTTTGTTCGGTTTGGTCCTCCGTGCCCATCTTATTGAATTGTTGAAGAAGAAATGTTTTGTGACCACCCCAGTGCGGACAACTACTGATGCCTTTGAACAGATCTCCTCGGATGATTTCGCTAAAAGGGGTTCAGGCAATGGTGACAAGATAGAAGATATAGAACTGACAGAGGAGGAGATGGAAATGTACATAGACTTGCATCCATTTACTAATGCTTCACCCTATACTGTTGTGGAGACCATGTCACTAGCAAAGGCTCTCATACTTTTCCGGCAAGTTGGTTTAAGGCACCTTCTAGTGATACCAAAGATGTCCTCTGTAAGTGATTTCATCCTCCTTATTTGGTATTCTGTAGTATCAACTTTTTCGTTGCGCATCCATTAAATTCTTGTAGTTCACATGACATCCTTGTTCCGTATATGAACTGTCACTATATATTGACTGTAGTTATATGCTTGTATACTAGATTGATAAATGTTGATAATCTTTTTCAATTTGCTCAGTGAGCTTAACCACCAATCTAATTTTGGCCAACTGGAATAAGTACTTGGCTCCAAGTTATCGTATCTGAATGCCAATACGGCACCATGATATATGTGCTCAATATCTAACAttctttatattatatatatatatattacttttACTGTTTACTCGTTCACTCATCTTATTTACTAATTGTTTGTATCCTGCTCATTTTGCAGATAACTCCTATAGTAGGCATATTGACAAGGCACGACTTCATGCCAGAACATATATTTGGCATGCACCCTAGGCTGGTAAGTAGCAAGTCGAAAAGATTAAGATTTCGGCTCCCCCCTGCGAGTAAATTTTTTTAGGGTATCTTAGCATAGATTTAGTTTCCCTTGGGGAAAAGGTACTGTAAATAGTCTTATTTGAGCTACAGTTTCCTTGTCTAGGTTACAAAATCATGACAAGATTTGTTCCATTAATTATCAATCCCTTCATCAGAGTCCAGAGGTCAAGAACTGCTAAAGACCAGTAGCTTATATCATGCACTAAACATCATTAAACTGGAAATAATGGAACAAAGTTTTCTCATGGTGTATCACCAATCGTGGCAGTTTTGCTCTCTAATGTAGACATGTAGTATACATACATAGCGGAACAGTAAAGTTCAGGTGATCTATAGTAGTCTACATCCACTCTTTTGGGATTTCCTGTTAAAGAACCTCCGGTCTTTGTTGCACTTTGCAATTTACACCTTGGTTAGAATCTGAcggttttgaacttttgacATAAGTGAGCAATATGCTTATTATGGTTCATTCAAAGAGTCCAATAAACAGAAATGAGCGAATTAGTCTTTCCATCTTTCAATCACAACTTTATCGGATACCAATGTTCTCAACGTACAAGTATCTAATGTTTTGGAGTTAAGAATGACGCTGAGGAAAAGGCATATATGAAAACCAAACCGTGTCCTCGAGCCAAATATACTTTTTACAGGGCAGTTCAATACAGCTCTGATTGAATCAGAGGGAGGGATGGGGATGCCTCTTGCAATGCCACTACTCTCTTTTGAGACTTTTAAGGTAGTCCGCTCGTATTGTCCACAGCTGCTCTCCCACGGTTTTCATGTCTGGCCGATCAGCTCGAACTGGGGCTGCACACTGGATAGccaaatcaaatattttcatcAATACGTCTGCATCTACAGTCTCCTCTATCACAGGATCAATCAATTCCATCGTTAGTCCTTCATTCAACTTTTTGAATGCCTGCGCATGTTAAGAGAAGACCCGTATATTAGTATCACAGTTGAGCTGCATTTT
This genomic interval from Argentina anserina chromosome 1, drPotAnse1.1, whole genome shotgun sequence contains the following:
- the LOC126784117 gene encoding putative chloride channel-like protein CLC-g, yielding MSVNGNLNGDEVESITSPLISRHHGRFAINDNTSQVALVGANVSPIESLDYEILENEFFNQDWRSHDVVRVFQYIFMKWFTCFLVGIVVGMIGFCNNLAVENIAGVKFVITSNMMLEQRFWLAFVVFFSYNLALTLFASAITAIVAPAASGSGIPEVKAYLNGVDPPGIFSIRTLIVKIIGSISAVSSSLLIGKAGPMVHTGACVASLLGQGGSKKYGLTWKWLRYFKNDRDRRDLVTCGAAAGIAASFRSPVGGLLFALEEMASWWRGALLWRAFFTTAVIAIVLRAWIDFCLSGKCGLFGTGGLIMFDVYSSDISYHLKDVPPVLALAFVGGILGSFYNYLLTKILRIYNFIHEKGIIYRVLLACSVSIFTSCLLFGLPWLASCRPCPPDASEACPTIGRSGNYKKFQCPPGHYNDLASLIFNTNDDAIRNLFSKDTDSEFQYSSVLVFLITCFFLSIMSYGVVVPAGLFVPVIVTGASYGRFVGMLVGSYTNLNHGLYAVLGAAALLGGTMRMTVSLCVIILELTNNLLLLPLIMLVLLVSKTTADVFNSNIYDLIMKAKGLPYLKGHAEPYMRQLTVSDVVTGPLQLFNGIEKVSNIVHVLRTTGHNGFPVIDESPPPEPPVLFGLVLRAHLIELLKKKCFVTTPVRTTTDAFEQISSDDFAKRGSGNGDKIEDIELTEEEMEMYIDLHPFTNASPYTVVETMSLAKALILFRQVGLRHLLVIPKMSSITPIVGILTRHDFMPEHIFGMHPRLVSSKSKRLRFRLPPASKFF